The sequence below is a genomic window from Rhodococcus sp. 4CII.
CCCGTATCAAGCTCCGCCACCTATATCCCAAGACTTAGCGGCGACGGTCTACTAGCTAGTACTGGTAGACCATGCCCAGGCTTTCGCGCTGGTCTGGCAGCTCGGACAGTGTTGTTGGAAACTGTTAGTTGCGGCGTTTCGTGACGAAGGTCGTCACCTGGCGCCCGCGCAGTCTCAGGTTGCCCTTCTCGGGCATCCATGGATGTCTTCAAAGGTTCGCACGTCCCGACCGACTGCAACGAACCCCTTCGAAGCGACGCGTCGATGCGAAAGCTGTTGGAGCTGGAGTGATTCAGCTGCGCAGCAGGAACGTGACCAGCTCCTGGGCGAACTCTTCGTCAGACTTCAGCGGCTTATCGCCGCGATAGAGAGCGGAGGCAATCGCTCGATTGGTCACGGCGCCAGACAGGCAGTCCATGAATAGCGAGGGCGTCACATCGACGGGGAGTTCACCGGTCTCGATCCCGAGTTTCACGAGCTGCCGCGAGGACGCAATTGCGTCGCGCGTTCCGCAATCAGCGATCGCACGTAACTCTTCGGGCAGATCTTGCTCGGTGCGCAATCGAAGATGAGCGGCCCCTGCGGGGCTCACGGACCTGCGGATCATTTGCAGTGTGAGGTCGTAGAGGGCTGCGCGCACACGCCCGATCTCGGGCAGGTCGAATCGAAGCTCGTTCGCCCGAAAGGCGTCCACCAGGACGTCCTGTTTGCTACTCCAGCGCCGATAAATCGATGACTTCCCCGCCTGCGCGCGGCGGGCTACGCCCTCGATGGAGAACGAGCGCCATCCCTCTGCCGCGAATTCTTCGAGCGCTGCATCCATGATGCGGCGATCCACGTCGGGATCACGTGGACGCCCTTGCGGGGTCGGAATAGGGGAGAGCGTCATGCCTGAATCGTAACTTGCCGATCTTCGCGACACCCAGGTGGAGAACACAACCTCCCTTCGAAAATCCATTGCGGAACGGATGGCGTATCGGTATGGTCGGGGCCAGCGCGTCGACCGTGACGCGCGGAAGGGCAGGTCCCACATGGCATTCATTTCCGGAACGCGCGTGCTCGACTTGACCGACGAGCGCGGGCTGATGACGGGGCGTATCCTCGCCGACCTCGGTGCGGACGTCGTGCACGTCGAGGCGCCTAACGGGTCTCCCGCACGATCGGCTCAGCCAACCGCCGCTGGTCGCGAGGCGTCATTCCTCTGGGAGGCATACGCGGCGAACAAACGTAGCGTCGCGCTCGATCTCGCCGTGCCCGGCGATGCCGCACGCATGCGGGCGCTGATCGAAGCTGCCGACATCCTCATCGAGAGCAGCGGGCCCGTCGCGATGCGTCGCGAGGGGCTCGACTGGAGCGATGTGCGGCAAATCAATCCCCGTCTTATTTATGTTTCGATGACCGGCTTCGGCCGGACCGGACCGAAGGCCGGGTATGCCGAGTCTGATCTCATCCTGTGGGCGGCGGGAGGACCGCTGGAGCCGCACCGCGACGGCTCGCGTCCACCTGTCCGTCCCTCGATCCCGCAGGCGCACCGATTGGCCGCCGCGGACGCCGCCGCCGGCGCCCTGCTGGCATTGATTGCCCGTCGAACTACTGGCCGCGGTCAGCTTGTCGACGTCGCCGTGCAAGCCGCGCTGGGGTCGGCGACGCTCGCGACGGTGCTCGCCGCGGCCGTGGGGGACGTGCCGCGCGCCATAGGCGCTGGCCAGGAACTGACACATCGGGTCGATCGATCTGGGAGCGGCTCGGGAACGCCCGCCGCTTCCAAGAAGTGGGAATGCGTCGACGGAATGATCGAGTTCCACGTCGGTATCGGACCGGCGGCCGGGGCCTTCACTGGGAATTTCTTCCAATGGATGCTCGCCGAGGGCGAACCGGTCCAGAAGTACACCGAACTCGACTGGCGCACAGTCGACAAGCTCATCGAGTCGGGCGAATTTCCAGACGCAGAAATCGACCGCGTGCGGGCAACCGTACGTGACTTCCTGGCGACGAAGACGAAAGACCAGGTCCTGCGAGCGGCAGTGCAGTACAAGCTCCTCTGCGTCCCGATCTTCACTACAGCCGACCTAGCCGCCACCGAACAGCTGGAGGCGCGTCATACCTTCGTCCCAGTAGGAGACGGTGAACGAACACTTCGTCTCGTAGGTATGCCGGCCGCGGTGAACGTCGACGCTTTCACGCTTACGCGTCGCGCGCCGAAAATCGGTGAGCACACCGACAGTGCCATTCGTGATTGGTCGACCGCACCGTCCGGTGCTCAGGAAGAAGCGGTGCTCGCATGACCCGCCCCCTGCGAGGACTGAAAGTCCTCGACCTCACCTGGGTTGTCGCCGGTCCCGTCATGACACGGGCGCTGGCCGACTTCGGCGCCACCGTAGTGCGTCTGGAATCATCGAGAAGGGTCGAGACCGCCCGCTACATGCAGCCGTTCCATGGAGGAGAGGTCTCCACTGAAGGGTCGGCGCTTTACGGCACGTGGAATGCCGGCAAGCTCGGCGTCACGGTCAATCTCCGGGATGAGGAAGGACAGCAGATCGTCCGCGACCTCACCGCCTGGGCGGATGTGGTGCTTGAAGCGTTTTCACCGGGAACGCTGTCGAAGTGGGGTCTTGATTACACCTCCCTCAGCGCCGACCATCCCGACCTCATCATGGTCAGCAGCTCTATCAGCGGTCAGACCGGGCCTTTATCACGGCTCGCTGGCTTCGGTAACGTCGGCGCGGCCCTCTCGGGATTTCAGGAGGTCAGCGGTTGGCCCGAAGACGTCCCGATTGGACCTTTCGGCCCCTACACCGACTTCGTCGGGCCCCGGATGGGGCTCGCCGTGCTCCTAGCTGCGCTGGAACACCGAGCCGAGACCGGCGAGGGCTGCTACATCGACCTCTCGCAGGTCGAGTCCGGGGTGTACTTCCAGGCGCCCGAGCTCGTTGAGTACGAGCTCACTGGGGCGGTGGCGCAACGAATGGGTAACCGAGACCGGGCATTCGCGCCGCACGGCGTCTTTCGCACCGCAGACGAGACGATCGACGGGGAGGACAAGGCTCGCTTCGTGGCGATCGCAGTGACCACCGATGAGCAGTGGACGCAGCTGGCCGCCTGGCTGGGCGACGATACCTTGACCGCCGACGCGTCGCTCGTCACGGCCTCCGGACGTCTCGCCGCACAGGATTTACTCGAAGCCGCAATAGAGCGCGTGAGCTGTAACCGGGTCGCCCAAGAAATCGAGATCGAGCTGCAAGCACGAGGGGTGCCTGCCCACGTCGTCGCCGCCTCCCGGGACTTCATCGACGACCCGCAAATCGCGGCCCGAGGTCATTTGATCGCGCTCGACCATCCACTGTTCGGCACGACTGTCGTCGAAGGTCCGCGCTATCTGCTTTCGGACACACCGGCGAAGGTTGAGAACGCCGCGCCGACGTTTGGACGCGATAACGAGCTGGTGCTGCG
It includes:
- a CDS encoding TetR/AcrR family transcriptional regulator, which codes for MTLSPIPTPQGRPRDPDVDRRIMDAALEEFAAEGWRSFSIEGVARRAQAGKSSIYRRWSSKQDVLVDAFRANELRFDLPEIGRVRAALYDLTLQMIRRSVSPAGAAHLRLRTEQDLPEELRAIADCGTRDAIASSRQLVKLGIETGELPVDVTPSLFMDCLSGAVTNRAIASALYRGDKPLKSDEEFAQELVTFLLRS
- a CDS encoding CoA transferase, whose product is MENTTSLRKSIAERMAYRYGRGQRVDRDARKGRSHMAFISGTRVLDLTDERGLMTGRILADLGADVVHVEAPNGSPARSAQPTAAGREASFLWEAYAANKRSVALDLAVPGDAARMRALIEAADILIESSGPVAMRREGLDWSDVRQINPRLIYVSMTGFGRTGPKAGYAESDLILWAAGGPLEPHRDGSRPPVRPSIPQAHRLAAADAAAGALLALIARRTTGRGQLVDVAVQAALGSATLATVLAAAVGDVPRAIGAGQELTHRVDRSGSGSGTPAASKKWECVDGMIEFHVGIGPAAGAFTGNFFQWMLAEGEPVQKYTELDWRTVDKLIESGEFPDAEIDRVRATVRDFLATKTKDQVLRAAVQYKLLCVPIFTTADLAATEQLEARHTFVPVGDGERTLRLVGMPAAVNVDAFTLTRRAPKIGEHTDSAIRDWSTAPSGAQEEAVLA
- a CDS encoding CaiB/BaiF CoA-transferase family protein, coding for MTRPLRGLKVLDLTWVVAGPVMTRALADFGATVVRLESSRRVETARYMQPFHGGEVSTEGSALYGTWNAGKLGVTVNLRDEEGQQIVRDLTAWADVVLEAFSPGTLSKWGLDYTSLSADHPDLIMVSSSISGQTGPLSRLAGFGNVGAALSGFQEVSGWPEDVPIGPFGPYTDFVGPRMGLAVLLAALEHRAETGEGCYIDLSQVESGVYFQAPELVEYELTGAVAQRMGNRDRAFAPHGVFRTADETIDGEDKARFVAIAVTTDEQWTQLAAWLGDDTLTADASLVTASGRLAAQDLLEAAIERVSCNRVAQEIEIELQARGVPAHVVAASRDFIDDPQIAARGHLIALDHPLFGTTVVEGPRYLLSDTPAKVENAAPTFGRDNELVLRDILGYDEDRVRDLIESGVMK